In Kordiimonas pumila, a single genomic region encodes these proteins:
- the rpsP gene encoding 30S ribosomal protein S16 codes for MALAIRLARGGAKKRPYYRIVVADTRAPRDGKYIEKVGAYNPMLPKDDENRVTLLEDRIKEWIGKGAKPSDRVEKILGKAGIVEVKARNNPNKGKPGQKAVDRIEEKKEKAEAAAAAEAEAKEAAAAAAAAPAPAEEPAAEEAPAEEVTE; via the coding sequence ATGGCACTAGCAATTCGTCTCGCCCGTGGCGGCGCAAAAAAACGTCCTTACTACCGTATCGTTGTGGCTGATACGCGCGCACCACGTGATGGTAAATATATTGAAAAAGTAGGCGCCTATAACCCTATGCTGCCAAAGGACGACGAAAACCGCGTTACGCTTCTTGAAGACCGTATTAAAGAGTGGATCGGTAAAGGTGCAAAACCTTCTGACCGCGTTGAGAAGATTTTGGGTAAAGCTGGTATTGTTGAAGTGAAAGCCCGCAATAACCCGAATAAAGGTAAGCCTGGTCAGAAAGCCGTTGACCGGATTGAAGAGAAAAAAGAAAAAGCAGAAGCTGCCGCCGCCGCTGAAGCTGAGGCAAAAGAAGCCGCTGCTGCCGCTGCTGCCGCTCCAGCACCAGCTGAAGAGCCTGCTGCAGAAGAAGCACCAGCAGAAGAAGTTACTGAGTAA
- the dapF gene encoding diaminopimelate epimerase: MSTSFDIWPFIKMHGLGNDFVVVDARMCEFAVNPERASIIANRRRGIGCDQLIIMRPSTTADVFMEIWNADGSRVGACGNATRCIGKLILSETGQQQITIETDAGILTAETAENGIRVNMGLARLNWDEIPLAHESPTDTIVHSFGTNTGTHGTDVGTLGTPGCVNMGNPHAVFFVDDVESVALSTFGPELEHDALFPERANVSVAELLDGNIIRLRVWERGAGITEACGTAACASVVAATRRGLIDRKATVRLDGGDLLVEWLADGTVQMAGPAELVYTGECSL, from the coding sequence ATGAGCACCAGTTTTGACATATGGCCCTTTATAAAGATGCACGGACTCGGCAATGATTTTGTCGTGGTGGATGCCCGCATGTGTGAATTCGCCGTAAACCCAGAACGCGCCAGCATCATTGCGAACCGGCGGCGCGGTATTGGCTGCGATCAGCTTATCATTATGCGCCCGTCTACAACCGCTGATGTCTTTATGGAAATCTGGAACGCTGACGGCAGCCGTGTGGGCGCCTGCGGTAATGCTACAAGATGTATTGGCAAACTGATTCTCTCTGAAACAGGGCAACAGCAAATCACCATCGAAACCGACGCCGGAATTTTAACAGCTGAAACTGCTGAAAATGGCATCCGTGTGAATATGGGGCTTGCCCGACTGAACTGGGACGAGATACCGCTGGCACACGAAAGCCCAACAGACACAATTGTGCATAGTTTTGGCACAAATACAGGCACACATGGCACAGATGTTGGCACACTTGGTACACCGGGCTGCGTGAATATGGGCAACCCCCATGCTGTCTTTTTTGTGGATGATGTAGAATCGGTTGCCCTCTCTACCTTTGGGCCAGAACTTGAGCACGACGCCCTGTTCCCTGAACGCGCGAACGTTTCGGTAGCGGAACTACTTGACGGCAATATTATACGCCTCCGGGTGTGGGAGCGCGGCGCTGGCATTACAGAAGCGTGCGGGACTGCCGCTTGCGCCAGTGTTGTGGCAGCCACCCGGCGCGGCCTGATTGACCGCAAGGCAACTGTCCGGCTTGACGGCGGAGACTTGCTTGTTGAATGGCTGGCAGATGGTACCGTTCAAATGGCAGGCCCTGCTGAACTGGTGTACACTGGCGAGTGCAGCCTATGA
- the ftsY gene encoding signal recognition particle-docking protein FtsY: protein MTEKKNWFQRLKGKEPPKEQPSAPEMPPEMPAIAEPTIVSDAEHNTPSPAPPVEAVETTQQQAGKRGWFQRLRDGLKKSTGAISGGITDIFTKAKLDADTLEDLEDLLITTDLGVTVAAKLTEALSKDRFNKEITGDEVKDILAAEIEKILEPVAKPLTVNPANKPHVILMAGVNGAGKTTTIGKLAKKFRDDGKSVMLAAGDTFRAAAVEQLQVWGDRNGVPVVTKEIGSEAAALAFEAVDRAVRENIDVLLIDTAGRLQNREELMAELAKVIRVIGKKLDGAPHDTVIVLDATTGQNALHQVEVFQKLANITGIIMTKLDGSAKGGVLVACAEKFGLPVHAIGVGEAIEDLQPFSARDFAQALVGAE, encoded by the coding sequence ATGACGGAGAAAAAAAACTGGTTCCAGCGCTTGAAGGGCAAAGAACCCCCTAAAGAGCAACCATCAGCGCCAGAAATGCCACCAGAAATGCCTGCTATTGCAGAACCAACTATCGTTTCAGATGCGGAACATAATACACCGTCCCCTGCCCCGCCTGTAGAAGCGGTTGAGACCACGCAGCAACAAGCCGGGAAACGCGGCTGGTTTCAGCGCTTGCGCGACGGCCTGAAAAAATCAACCGGGGCGATCTCTGGCGGTATTACAGATATTTTCACCAAAGCAAAGCTGGACGCAGACACACTGGAAGACCTTGAGGACTTGCTGATCACCACAGACCTAGGTGTTACTGTGGCGGCTAAACTAACCGAAGCCCTCTCGAAAGACCGCTTCAACAAGGAAATTACCGGCGACGAGGTAAAAGATATTCTCGCCGCTGAGATTGAAAAAATTCTTGAGCCGGTAGCAAAACCCCTCACCGTAAACCCCGCGAACAAACCACACGTGATTTTAATGGCAGGGGTGAACGGCGCTGGCAAAACCACCACTATTGGCAAGCTTGCAAAAAAATTCCGCGACGACGGCAAATCTGTAATGCTGGCAGCGGGCGACACGTTCCGCGCCGCAGCGGTTGAGCAATTGCAGGTGTGGGGTGACAGGAACGGCGTGCCGGTTGTCACGAAAGAGATTGGTTCAGAAGCTGCAGCCCTTGCGTTCGAAGCGGTAGACCGCGCCGTGCGCGAAAATATTGATGTGCTGCTGATCGACACCGCTGGCCGCCTGCAAAACCGCGAGGAATTGATGGCAGAACTTGCCAAAGTGATCCGCGTTATCGGTAAAAAACTGGACGGTGCCCCGCACGATACAGTGATTGTGCTGGATGCCACCACTGGCCAAAACGCCCTGCATCAGGTGGAAGTGTTCCAAAAACTTGCAAACATTACCGGCATTATCATGACCAAGCTTGATGGCAGCGCAAAAGGCGGCGTACTAGTGGCCTGCGCCGAAAAATTTGGCCTGCCTGTACACGCGATCGGCGTGGGGGAAGCGATTGAGGACCTACAGCCCTTCAGCGCGCGCGATTTTGCCCAAGCCCTTGTAGGTGCTGAATAA
- the rimM gene encoding ribosome maturation factor RimM (Essential for efficient processing of 16S rRNA), translated as MAATDQTERQQAGVEGDWICVGAFAGSHGVKGDVRLKSFTEDPAAIFSYTEIHKGPTGPLLRFKKLRDSKEGFIVRVEGLLTPEDAQALSGTKLYVSRAAFAEHADDDEFYLADLIGLRAIDEDGIDIGFVRAVENFGAEDLLELVLPEPIKGLGRYIYVPFRKAFVPEVALGAGTVSIAFKEWQKTQVSERDGADEV; from the coding sequence ATGGCTGCCACGGATCAAACAGAACGCCAGCAAGCTGGTGTTGAAGGTGACTGGATATGTGTGGGGGCTTTTGCTGGTTCCCACGGTGTCAAAGGCGATGTGCGCCTAAAGTCCTTTACGGAAGATCCTGCCGCCATTTTTTCCTATACGGAAATACACAAGGGGCCGACCGGCCCCTTGCTGCGTTTTAAAAAACTGCGCGACAGTAAAGAAGGTTTTATTGTGCGTGTTGAAGGGCTTTTAACACCCGAAGATGCCCAAGCCCTAAGTGGCACCAAGCTTTATGTCAGCCGCGCAGCGTTTGCAGAGCATGCAGATGATGATGAATTTTATCTTGCCGACCTTATTGGTCTAAGGGCAATAGATGAAGACGGTATAGATATTGGTTTTGTGCGGGCAGTGGAAAACTTCGGTGCGGAAGACCTGCTGGAACTGGTGCTGCCCGAGCCAATAAAAGGCCTTGGCCGCTATATATATGTGCCCTTCAGGAAGGCTTTTGTGCCTGAAGTGGCGCTTGGCGCAGGGACCGTTTCAATTGCCTTTAAAGAATGGCAAAAAACCCAGGTGAGCGAACGCGATGGGGCTGATGAAGTATGA
- a CDS encoding GNAT family N-acetyltransferase — MVEVDNFRYAWRQAVKADIPVLKGIMEASILQLMNEFLTPNQVRASFEVMGLDTQLIEDGTYYAILEGDEIIGCGGWSARQTLYGGDQTKGRDARMLNPETDAARIRAMYTHPNYKRRGVGRMTLALCEAKAHAKGFACFELMATLAGKELYQVCGYENVEEETVKTSAGILVPLVKMRKWA, encoded by the coding sequence ATGGTTGAGGTTGATAATTTCCGATATGCTTGGCGGCAGGCTGTTAAAGCAGATATCCCTGTCTTGAAAGGTATCATGGAAGCATCAATCTTGCAGCTGATGAATGAGTTTCTGACACCAAATCAGGTTCGGGCCTCATTTGAGGTCATGGGCCTTGATACACAGCTTATAGAGGATGGCACCTATTATGCCATTCTTGAAGGTGATGAGATTATAGGGTGTGGTGGCTGGTCTGCCAGACAAACACTATACGGCGGCGACCAGACTAAGGGCCGTGATGCCCGTATGCTAAACCCTGAAACTGATGCTGCGCGTATCAGGGCTATGTATACGCATCCGAACTATAAGCGCCGGGGTGTTGGTCGTATGACCTTAGCGCTGTGTGAAGCAAAAGCACATGCAAAAGGGTTTGCCTGTTTTGAGTTAATGGCCACGCTGGCTGGTAAAGAGTTATATCAGGTGTGTGGTTATGAAAACGTGGAAGAAGAGACTGTTAAAACGTCTGCCGGGATTTTAGTCCCGCTGGTTAAAATGAGAAAATGGGCCTGA
- the rplS gene encoding 50S ribosomal protein L19, with the protein MNIIEKLEQEQIEKLTEGKTVPEFAAGDTLRVDVKVREGERERIQAFEGVCIARSNKGINSNFTVRKLSYGEGVERVFPLYGPSVDSITVVRRGKVRRAKLYYLRGRTGKAARIVEKKDFNRG; encoded by the coding sequence ATGAATATTATTGAGAAACTTGAACAAGAACAGATTGAAAAGCTTACTGAAGGCAAAACTGTTCCAGAATTTGCAGCCGGTGACACTCTGCGCGTTGACGTGAAAGTACGTGAGGGCGAGCGTGAGCGTATTCAGGCATTTGAAGGCGTGTGCATTGCGCGTTCAAACAAGGGTATCAACTCCAACTTCACAGTACGTAAGCTTTCTTACGGTGAAGGTGTTGAGCGTGTATTCCCACTTTATGGCCCTTCCGTTGACAGTATTACTGTTGTACGCCGTGGTAAAGTTCGCCGTGCGAAACTATATTACCTACGTGGTCGTACTGGTAAGGCAGCCCGTATTGTTGAAAAGAAAGATTTTAACCGCGGTTAA
- the ffh gene encoding signal recognition particle protein: MFDSLSDKLSGIFDGLKRRGALKESDVTAAMREVRIALLEADVALPVVKDFIKKVSEKAVGSTVLKSVTPGQQVIKIVNDELIAMLGSEASTINTLGVPPTAILMVGLQGSGKTTTTAKIAKRLTEKDKLKVMMASLDVRRPAAQEQLKILGEQIGVKTLPIINGQMPVDIARRAMDAARLQGFDVVLLDTAGRLHIDQSLMAEVVAVRDATHPVETLLVADSLTGQDAVNVAKEFDAQVGITGVALTRMDGDGRGGAALSMRAVTGKPIKLAGYGEKMDALEDFHPERVAGRILGMGDVVSLVEKAAATIEQADAEKMAKKMAKGEFDLDDLRSQLQQMSKLGGMKGVLNMLPGIGKMKSAINQSGMDDKVFKRQEAIISSMTTMERKKPQVINASRKKRIAAGAGVGVPEVNKLLKMHMQMAKMMKKMSRMGKGGRMPGLPGGMGGMMGGMPGGLPPGFDKLLK, encoded by the coding sequence ATGTTTGATAGCCTTTCGGATAAACTGAGTGGCATTTTTGATGGCCTGAAACGTCGTGGTGCCTTAAAGGAATCAGATGTTACAGCAGCTATGCGGGAAGTGCGCATTGCGCTGCTTGAAGCAGATGTTGCGCTACCGGTTGTTAAAGATTTCATTAAAAAAGTATCTGAAAAGGCAGTTGGCAGCACGGTTCTGAAATCAGTAACCCCCGGCCAGCAGGTTATTAAGATTGTTAACGATGAACTGATCGCCATGCTCGGTTCTGAAGCCAGTACCATCAACACCCTTGGTGTGCCGCCAACCGCTATCCTGATGGTGGGTTTGCAAGGTTCTGGTAAAACAACCACCACCGCTAAAATAGCAAAACGCCTGACCGAAAAAGACAAGCTTAAGGTGATGATGGCATCCCTTGATGTGCGCCGCCCGGCAGCACAAGAACAGCTTAAAATTCTTGGTGAACAGATCGGTGTTAAAACACTGCCTATCATAAACGGCCAGATGCCGGTTGATATTGCACGTAGGGCAATGGACGCTGCGCGGTTGCAGGGTTTTGACGTTGTGCTGCTGGATACGGCGGGGCGTTTGCACATTGACCAAAGTCTGATGGCAGAAGTCGTGGCGGTGCGTGATGCTACCCACCCTGTAGAAACGCTGCTGGTTGCGGATAGTCTTACCGGGCAGGATGCCGTTAATGTTGCGAAAGAATTTGACGCGCAGGTTGGTATTACGGGCGTTGCGCTTACACGGATGGACGGCGATGGCCGTGGTGGTGCGGCGCTTTCCATGCGTGCGGTTACCGGCAAACCGATCAAGCTTGCGGGATACGGCGAGAAAATGGATGCGCTTGAGGATTTCCATCCCGAGCGTGTAGCAGGCCGTATTCTTGGCATGGGCGATGTTGTTAGCCTTGTTGAAAAAGCGGCTGCAACAATCGAACAGGCTGACGCTGAAAAAATGGCCAAGAAAATGGCCAAGGGTGAGTTTGATCTTGATGATCTCAGGAGCCAGCTTCAGCAAATGTCCAAACTGGGCGGCATGAAGGGCGTGCTTAACATGCTTCCGGGTATCGGGAAGATGAAAAGTGCCATCAACCAATCAGGTATGGATGATAAAGTTTTTAAACGTCAGGAAGCAATTATTTCTTCCATGACGACAATGGAGCGGAAAAAACCACAGGTTATAAATGCCTCACGCAAAAAGCGGATTGCCGCTGGTGCAGGTGTTGGTGTGCCTGAGGTGAATAAGCTTCTTAAAATGCATATGCAGATGGCCAAAATGATGAAAAAAATGTCCAGAATGGGCAAAGGTGGCCGGATGCCGGGACTGCCCGGTGGTATGGGTGGCATGATGGGCGGTATGCCCGGCGGCCTTCCCCCCGGATTTGATAAACTGCTCAAATAG
- the mtaB gene encoding tRNA (N(6)-L-threonylcarbamoyladenosine(37)-C(2))-methylthiotransferase MtaB, with protein sequence MSKNLDIVTFGCRLNTYESEVMRRHAEDAGLNDMIIVNTCAVTAEATRQARQSIRRMKRERPDTPIIVTGCAAQVDPASFAAMPEVASVMGNQEKLEAKSFAGLKLDGLERVQVNDIFSVTETAGHLIDGLMDRARAFVQIQNGCNHRCTFCIIPYGRGNSRSVAMGEVVDQIKRLVAKGYNEVVLTGVDITSYGEDLPGKPTLGTLTQKILKLVPDLPRLRISSIDSIEVDEPLYDAIIGDTRLMPHLHLSLQAGDNMILKRMKRRHLREDAIAFCDRVSKARPDMVYGADIIAGFPTETEAMFENSLKLIEDCNLTWLHVFPYSEREGTPAAKIPSKVPKAERKERAARLRAAGEAQVEKLFAASTGKPAQVLIERASGDGKATGHTEQFIPVALETPVNPGDIVDVILKAGTNTAMHAVIK encoded by the coding sequence ATGAGTAAAAACCTCGACATTGTCACTTTCGGTTGCCGCCTCAATACCTATGAGAGCGAAGTGATGCGCCGCCACGCGGAAGACGCTGGCCTTAATGATATGATCATTGTTAACACCTGTGCTGTAACAGCAGAGGCCACTCGCCAAGCACGCCAAAGCATTCGCCGCATGAAGCGTGAGCGGCCAGATACACCTATCATTGTAACGGGCTGCGCTGCCCAAGTGGACCCTGCAAGCTTTGCCGCCATGCCCGAAGTGGCAAGCGTGATGGGTAATCAGGAAAAGCTGGAAGCTAAGTCGTTTGCTGGCTTAAAACTTGACGGGCTCGAGCGGGTGCAAGTGAACGATATTTTCTCGGTTACAGAAACCGCTGGGCATTTAATTGACGGCCTGATGGACCGCGCCCGCGCCTTTGTGCAAATCCAGAACGGTTGTAACCACCGCTGCACATTTTGCATTATCCCTTATGGCCGCGGTAACAGCCGGTCTGTTGCCATGGGCGAGGTGGTAGACCAGATCAAACGGCTGGTGGCCAAAGGCTATAACGAAGTGGTGCTAACGGGTGTTGATATCACCAGTTACGGCGAAGATCTGCCCGGTAAACCCACACTGGGTACGCTCACCCAGAAAATTCTGAAACTGGTGCCCGACCTGCCGCGCCTGCGCATATCATCGATTGACAGTATCGAGGTAGATGAACCCCTGTATGATGCCATCATCGGCGATACGCGCCTGATGCCGCACTTGCACCTAAGCCTGCAAGCGGGCGACAATATGATTTTAAAACGCATGAAGCGCCGCCATCTGCGCGAGGATGCCATTGCATTCTGCGACCGGGTGAGCAAAGCCCGACCCGACATGGTATACGGTGCTGACATTATCGCCGGTTTTCCAACAGAGACAGAAGCAATGTTTGAGAACAGCCTGAAACTGATAGAAGACTGTAACCTTACATGGCTGCATGTGTTCCCCTACAGCGAACGCGAGGGCACACCTGCCGCCAAAATCCCGAGCAAAGTGCCCAAGGCAGAACGCAAAGAGCGCGCCGCCCGCTTACGTGCAGCCGGTGAAGCACAGGTTGAAAAACTGTTTGCTGCATCCACCGGCAAACCAGCACAAGTGTTGATCGAACGCGCAAGCGGTGACGGAAAAGCAACTGGTCACACCGAGCAGTTTATCCCTGTTGCTCTTGAAACACCTGTAAACCCTGGCGATATAGTAGACGTGATATTAAAGGCGGGCACAAATACGGCCATGCACGCAGTAATAAAGTAA
- a CDS encoding ATP-binding protein, with product MNWYGRKVEPETKRELDSVYQAQLNIISLVICSYYTFISISHVLVLEADIFWPIFTTSVLTAVTALAVNLLLRLKRITADQCHKAFIPIGLFALTTVYTHVFTGGNQMELMSAILILYGFGFVTLSPVLYYAFTGIAVLLYLLALAVLPGDYALHFMFVLIAALALSVMGFNLRYITLYKWVKLSLVNKQRTQSLAATSKQLREKMAELQQANAARDVFLANVTHELRTPLTGVMGMLDLLEDTGLEGDRNLLVTTAKKSAIHLMHIVNDLLDLAQLDAKKLALRPRTIDVVTITRDVVESLRGQAQAKGIALDFILPQDKAIYVHADGMRISQILFNLMGNAVKFTDEGSVLVYLVWTPAEARPEQKKDQLVWHIADTGPGIPEEKSLAIFERFEQVDSAATRASYGTGLGLAIVHELLDLMQGSVSLKSEIGKGSIFTVTLQLDSAEPELADQKASKAVAYDDALYAELGLRVLLAEDNEINQVLISRILGQFGMEVSIVSNGEEAVQALSDSEEPFDLIFMDAQMPVMDGITAARVIKAKFTSSPPIIAMTANTSMEDIADYKSAGMAGVIAKPIDLNQFRSIIMQVLQQKDSKP from the coding sequence ATGAACTGGTATGGCAGAAAAGTAGAGCCAGAAACCAAGAGGGAGCTTGATTCGGTTTATCAGGCACAGCTGAATATTATCAGCCTTGTTATTTGTTCTTATTACACGTTCATATCGATTTCCCATGTGCTTGTGCTTGAGGCAGATATTTTCTGGCCTATTTTTACGACCTCGGTTTTGACAGCAGTTACAGCACTGGCTGTTAACCTGTTACTCCGGTTAAAACGAATTACGGCAGACCAGTGCCATAAAGCTTTTATACCCATTGGACTTTTTGCGCTCACGACCGTTTACACCCATGTATTCACTGGCGGTAACCAAATGGAGCTTATGAGTGCGATCCTGATACTGTATGGTTTTGGCTTCGTTACGTTATCGCCTGTCCTTTATTATGCATTTACGGGCATTGCTGTTTTATTGTACTTGTTGGCTCTTGCTGTTTTACCCGGTGATTATGCCTTACATTTTATGTTTGTGTTAATTGCAGCGCTTGCGCTCAGTGTGATGGGCTTTAACCTTCGATATATTACCCTTTATAAGTGGGTTAAGCTTTCTCTGGTTAATAAGCAAAGAACCCAAAGCCTTGCAGCTACATCAAAACAGTTGCGCGAAAAAATGGCTGAATTACAGCAAGCAAATGCGGCAAGGGATGTTTTTCTGGCAAATGTAACGCATGAACTTAGAACGCCGCTGACAGGCGTGATGGGCATGCTGGACCTGCTCGAGGATACCGGCCTTGAAGGCGACCGCAACCTGCTTGTGACAACAGCAAAGAAAAGCGCGATACACTTGATGCATATTGTGAATGACCTGCTGGATTTGGCGCAACTTGACGCAAAAAAGCTGGCACTTAGGCCGCGCACCATTGATGTGGTTACGATCACCCGTGATGTGGTTGAAAGCCTGCGCGGTCAGGCTCAAGCAAAAGGGATAGCGCTAGATTTTATTTTGCCGCAAGACAAAGCCATTTATGTCCATGCAGACGGTATGCGTATTAGCCAAATTCTTTTTAACTTAATGGGGAATGCAGTCAAATTTACGGATGAAGGCAGCGTACTTGTTTATCTTGTATGGACACCAGCGGAAGCAAGGCCTGAGCAAAAGAAAGATCAATTGGTTTGGCATATAGCGGATACAGGCCCTGGTATTCCGGAAGAAAAATCTTTGGCGATCTTTGAGCGTTTTGAACAGGTGGATTCTGCGGCAACGCGTGCAAGCTATGGTACAGGCCTTGGGCTTGCCATAGTTCATGAACTTTTAGACCTGATGCAAGGGTCTGTCTCGTTGAAAAGCGAAATAGGCAAAGGCTCTATATTCACCGTGACACTTCAATTGGATTCAGCCGAGCCTGAACTTGCTGACCAGAAAGCCAGTAAAGCGGTGGCTTATGATGATGCACTATATGCAGAACTGGGCCTAAGGGTGCTGCTCGCAGAAGATAATGAGATTAATCAGGTGCTTATTTCTCGTATTTTAGGTCAGTTTGGTATGGAAGTGTCTATCGTATCAAACGGGGAAGAGGCGGTTCAGGCCCTTAGTGACAGTGAAGAACCTTTTGACCTGATTTTTATGGATGCTCAGATGCCTGTGATGGACGGTATAACAGCAGCCCGTGTTATTAAGGCAAAGTTTACATCTTCCCCGCCAATCATTGCGATGACGGCTAATACAAGCATGGAAGATATTGCAGATTACAAATCTGCGGGCATGGCGGGAGTTATTGCAAAGCCTATTGATCTGAATCAGTTTAGGTCAATCATTATGCAGGTGTTGCAACAGAAAGATAGTAAGCCATAG
- a CDS encoding SLC13 family permease, whose translation MNTTDAGTGRALYQNIGLILGPVLFAIVLMTPAPEGMPDIAWKTVAASLFIACWWATEAIPVPATSLLPLILLPLLNITSSKEASLPYAEPVIFLLLGGFIAAMAMQKWQLHRRIALNILARVGDHPYALIAGFMAASALLSMWISNTATTLMLVPIALTVATTILGNKAHGHRFTVALIIGCAWAASIGGLGTYIGTPPNLFVKGFIEQTTGREILFIEWMAFGVPVVLVMVPLAWLVLTRICFRFEAHLLMGGGSVVQDELKALGAMNKPEKRVAFVMSSMAFLWCFRQVLVTWQPLIDILPFVANLQDMHIAVGAALTMFLIPSGCKREGGMLLDWESAVGLPWSVILLFGGGLSIAAAIKATGLALWLGESMAAIGNAPLFIIMLATVALITFLTELTSNTATTAAFVPVLGALAVSADLDPIFLAAPAAMAASCAFMLPVATGPNAVVFATGQIKIPQMVRAGLWLNVLGTFAVSSVCYFILPLIFS comes from the coding sequence GTGAATACCACAGATGCAGGCACAGGCCGCGCACTTTACCAAAACATTGGCCTTATTTTAGGCCCCGTATTATTTGCTATTGTTCTGATGACACCGGCACCAGAAGGCATGCCCGATATTGCATGGAAAACGGTAGCAGCCAGCTTGTTCATTGCCTGCTGGTGGGCAACCGAAGCCATTCCCGTACCTGCAACCAGTCTCCTGCCGCTCATACTTTTGCCGCTTCTTAACATAACCAGCAGCAAGGAAGCCTCACTCCCGTACGCTGAACCTGTTATTTTTCTACTCCTCGGCGGCTTTATTGCGGCTATGGCCATGCAAAAGTGGCAATTACACAGGCGGATTGCCCTTAACATTTTGGCGCGCGTTGGTGACCACCCTTATGCCCTAATAGCTGGCTTTATGGCAGCAAGCGCACTTCTGTCCATGTGGATATCAAACACGGCTACCACACTTATGCTGGTGCCTATTGCCCTGACAGTAGCGACAACTATCCTCGGCAATAAAGCTCATGGTCACCGCTTTACGGTTGCCCTTATTATTGGCTGTGCGTGGGCTGCTTCCATCGGTGGGCTTGGTACCTATATTGGAACGCCGCCTAACCTGTTTGTAAAAGGGTTTATTGAGCAAACAACCGGGCGGGAAATTCTATTCATTGAATGGATGGCTTTTGGTGTTCCTGTAGTTCTGGTAATGGTGCCCCTTGCATGGCTTGTATTAACGCGTATTTGCTTTCGTTTTGAAGCCCACCTGCTTATGGGTGGCGGCTCAGTAGTGCAAGACGAACTTAAAGCGCTGGGTGCTATGAATAAACCCGAAAAACGGGTTGCTTTTGTGATGAGCAGCATGGCGTTTTTGTGGTGTTTCAGGCAAGTTTTGGTCACGTGGCAACCTCTGATAGACATATTGCCTTTTGTTGCTAACCTGCAAGATATGCATATCGCTGTGGGCGCTGCGCTTACCATGTTTTTAATCCCCTCCGGCTGCAAACGTGAAGGCGGCATGCTACTTGACTGGGAAAGCGCTGTTGGCCTGCCCTGGAGTGTAATTTTACTATTTGGGGGCGGCCTTAGTATCGCCGCTGCCATTAAAGCAACTGGTCTGGCCCTTTGGCTCGGCGAAAGCATGGCCGCAATCGGCAATGCACCGCTCTTTATCATTATGCTCGCAACTGTTGCCCTTATTACCTTCTTGACCGAGCTCACCAGCAATACGGCGACAACAGCCGCCTTTGTACCTGTTCTTGGTGCCCTTGCGGTTAGCGCTGATCTGGACCCCATTTTTCTGGCGGCGCCTGCGGCAATGGCGGCAAGCTGTGCTTTCATGCTGCCTGTTGCAACAGGACCGAATGCTGTTGTTTTTGCAACTGGCCAAATAAAAATACCGCAAATGGTAAGGGCTGGCTTATGGCTCAACGTACTTGGCACCTTTGCGGTTTCAAGCGTATGCTACTTTATTCTGCCCCTGATCTTTTCTTAA
- the trmD gene encoding tRNA (guanosine(37)-N1)-methyltransferase TrmD has translation MTQPSFTAQVLTIFPDMFPGTLGQSLAGKGLNDAKWALKTLDIRDFSSDKHRSIDDTPAGGGPGMVIRADILGKAIDAAKADAEPKWPLVYMSPRGRRFDQAEAQRWKEAGGVTILCGRFEGVDERVLEAREVEEISVGDFVLSGGEPAALVMLDAVIRLLPGVMGEAGTLDEESFEDGLLEYPHYTRPQVWEGREIPEVLTSGHHKKIAEWRREKREELTRIRRPDMWSTYVREK, from the coding sequence ATGACACAGCCATCCTTTACAGCACAGGTGTTGACCATCTTTCCTGACATGTTTCCGGGCACCCTTGGACAGTCGCTTGCAGGGAAAGGCTTAAATGACGCGAAATGGGCGCTAAAAACGCTGGACATTCGCGATTTTTCGAGCGATAAGCACCGCTCGATTGACGATACCCCCGCGGGCGGTGGCCCCGGCATGGTAATACGAGCCGATATTTTGGGTAAAGCTATTGATGCTGCGAAGGCAGATGCTGAACCAAAATGGCCTCTGGTGTATATGTCCCCGCGTGGACGCCGGTTTGATCAGGCGGAAGCACAGCGGTGGAAAGAGGCAGGCGGTGTTACCATACTTTGTGGTCGCTTCGAAGGCGTTGATGAGCGCGTTCTTGAGGCCCGTGAAGTGGAAGAAATTAGTGTCGGCGATTTTGTGCTGTCAGGCGGTGAGCCAGCAGCACTGGTGATGCTGGACGCAGTGATACGCTTACTCCCCGGTGTGATGGGTGAGGCTGGGACACTGGATGAAGAGAGTTTTGAAGACGGGCTTCTTGAATACCCACACTATACCAGACCTCAGGTTTGGGAGGGACGAGAGATACCCGAGGTGCTTACAAGTGGGCACCACAAAAAAATCGCCGAGTGGCGGCGTGAAAAACGAGAAGAGCTAACGCGTATACGCCGGCCTGATATGTGGTCGACCTATGTACGGGAAAAGTAG